From the genome of Burkholderia cepacia ATCC 25416:
CAGAAGGTGGTATTGCCGGTACACGTGCTTGAACGGCCCACCGCTCCGCCAGCCAATCCGGTTCCCTCCGGCCAGCTCGGTCAGCCCTCGATCGTAAGCCGCGAGAATGTCGGCGATGATCGGAAAGTGGGTGCGCTGGATGGCCTCCGGATCACCATCGGGCCACGTGTTCACTGCATGCTCGTACGCGTTCGCGAAGCGCTCGAATGCCTCGCGCTTGCGCGTCCAGAGCGACAGGCTCGTCAGGCGTTGCAGCAGCCAGAAAATCTTGCGCCGGGTAGCGTCGTCCGTCATGTCGTCCTGCTCGATCGCAAACGGCGCCGGTTGCCTGCCCGTCATGCCCTCTCCTTTGCGTTCACGCCGGCGCAGCGTCATCGCCCAGGCCGCTGCGTTTCAACACCTCCCGCAGGCACACCGGACACACATACTCACCGGCGTCCCGCAGCCGCACGAACATGGCCGGGTCGTCGATCCGGAACGTCGAATCGACGATGTCGATATCCGGCCCGAGCACCTTGCGCAAAAAGGCTTCGTCGAACCAATACTTGGGCTCGTGCTTCACACGGGCATCGATCACCCGCACGACGTGACAATCACGGATTACATCGATCGTGAGAATCGCCGTTTCGATATCCGGCGACGACCGCGTCGGCCGGATCAGCCCGTGAAGTTCGCATCGCGCGAAATCGCTCGGCCACTTTGCATTCGCCGCGACGACGGACGTATCGAACGCCTGCTCTTTCGTCGTCGGTTGATGGGGCACCTCGCCGGAACGCACGAGCAGTTCGTCCAGACACGCCAGACAGACATAGGCGCGCAAGCGCTCCAATGCCGCGATCTTCGGAAATGCCTCCACGTGCGCGACCTGGTCGACGAAGATCGCATCGACCTCGTGCTCGTCGAGCTCGGCGCGCAACATCCACATCTCCCGGCTGTATCTCGGCCGGTCGAGCGAGACCTTCACGAGTTCACCGGGCACACACTGCCCGCGCAACCTGATGCGTGCGTCCACACCCTTCGATGTTGTCGCCGTGGAAGCGCGTCCGTGTCGATGGCAAACGATCGGTCCCATTACTCACTCCAGTTGCGAGCGCCGCTTGCGTCGCCCTGCTCTTTCTTCGGTTTCGTCGCGCCGTGGAAGACATCGAGCGATCGCACATTCCCGCGACCGGATTGCCGAGCGAAGCCCAATCGTGCCAGCCCATCGGCGACGGCGACCACCTCGGTCACGACAACCGCAACACGGCCGGCAATCTCCGTCACCAGCATTTCGTCGACAGGTGCCTTCATCGATCGCTTTGTCCTTCGTCGTTCGTCGCGCGCCAGTCGATCCACTCGACCGCGAGCGCGAGGAGCTCCGGCAAATTGCCCGGTCCGCCGTAGCCGGCGAATTCAGCGCTGGTCGCACGCACGGATATCCAGTCCGACTCGTTGCGCTCGATCGACAGATCGATCACCTTGCCAGACGTCGCGCCGTCGAGCTTCACCTTCCACCCCGGATTGTCCAGCGTGACGACCTCGATGCCGTGCGCGTGTTCCCAGACGCCATCGCAACGCGATTCGTACCAGCGCTGCAGCGCAGTCAAAGAATCGATCATGTGCCTGTGCCTCCCGTCATCCGGTTCACACCGTTACGAGCCATCTGACGATGTCTTCGATGTCTTGGCGAGACAGCTTTCCGACGCGATCGACAAATACCCCGTAGCCGAATCGAACTTCACGTTGAATCGCTCACCTTTGTAGCGGCAGCACAGGACATCGGCTTCCGGGATCGACACGCGTTGCTCGAACACGATGTCGCACGGATGTTGCTGCATTCGATGCACGACTGTGTCGATATCGAGCGTGTCGAGCCTAGGCAACGAAGAGTCGGTCATGTGTCGTGAGCCTGTTCGA
Proteins encoded in this window:
- a CDS encoding Imm53 family immunity protein; amino-acid sequence: MIDSLTALQRWYESRCDGVWEHAHGIEVVTLDNPGWKVKLDGATSGKVIDLSIERNESDWISVRATSAEFAGYGGPGNLPELLALAVEWIDWRATNDEGQSDR